TGCTGCAACGGTTTGTTTGAGCACGATCGCTTGCATGGCCGCCAGGCTTAGTGCATAGCGGGGATCGTTCGGTGCCAGGTCAGCCGCCGATTGAAAAGTCTGCAAGGCAGCCTGCTTTTGGCCATTGGCCAGTTGTGTTTTGGCCAACAAAGTCAGCACGGCCGGATTGGCGGGCGCAAGGGCTACTGCTTGCTGCATGTAACCCAATGCTTGACCGGTTTGATGCTGCGCGAGTTTGTATTGTGCCAGGGCAAGCAAGGGTCGAACTGCCTTGGGGTTTTTGTCATGCGCAGTATGCAGCCATTTCAATGCCTCCGCGCTATGCCCTTGCAAGGCGGCGATTCGAGCCAGCGATGTGAGTGCATCGAGATTGCCGGGATCGTGTTTGACGGTGTTCTGGTAATAGCGTGTGGCCTGATCGAGTTGTCCTTTTCGCAGGGACAAGGCGCCCAGAGCATTGCCAATCGTCGTATTGTCCGGCGCTAGTGTATAGGCCTGCCGAAGCAGGGTGTCCGCTTGTGTTTGCGCGCCGGCGGCCTGATAAATGGTGGCAGCTAGAGCCAGTTCCTGGGCGCTCCGGTCAGCATGTCCACGCTGGGCGATTTGCTGGGCGATTTTGATGGCTTCCGTGGGTTTTTTGTCCTGCAAATAGGCAACGGCCTGCAACCGCAGTGCATTCAGATGGGCATTGCCTCCTTTGATTTGGCTCAACAAGGAAAGTGCTTGCTGTTGTTTCGCATCGAGAATCATGGCTTGCGCCAGAGCCAGTTTGATCGTGTTGGCATGCACACTGGCGCCCGCATTCGAGGGCATCGCGGAGAGTGTTTTGATGGCACTGCCGGGCGACGCAAACAACGACAGGACTGCTGTGCTGCCGGCCCCTGCTGTGGTCCCTTGCAGTATGGTATCGATCGCCTGAGTAGTTGCGCCGGTCTTGAGCTGCACCTGGGCTAGCATGCGGCGGGCAAAAACGTTTTGGGGGTCCTGCGCGAGCGCGCCCGTCAAATGGGTTATAGCGAGCACGTTTTGCCCTTGATCCGCTTCCGATGCACCCAGCAATGTGAGTGCGCGAACGTTGTAGGGATCGGCGTTGAGTGCAAGTTGCAAATGGTTTGTTGCGGTTTGATAGTCTTTATCCTGATACGCAATCAAACCTCGCAGGTAATTCGGGAAAGGTGCTTTGGGCGACTGCTTGAGCATTATCTCGATGTTTTTCAATGCCTGTTTGCGCTGGCCCAGGGTGAGTTCCGCTTGCGCGAGTCGTCCACGTACAACAAATACTTGATAAGGGGAGAGTGCGGGCGGGCCGTTGGCAATGGCTTTTTTGAAAGCGTTGGTGGCGTCCTGAACATGCAATTCACTCAGTGCGGCATCGCCTTTTAGCATCCAGGCGGCTCCATTCTTGGGAGCTAGGAGCAGCGCGTTATCCGCTTTAGTTGTGGCCAGATGTATGTCGCCTTCAGTCAGCGCCACTATGCCTTCGCCAATCATGGCCTGAACAGAGTGGGGGTCTTTGG
This genomic stretch from Acidihalobacter ferrooxydans harbors:
- the prsT gene encoding XrtA/PEP-CTERM system TPR-repeat protein PrsT — protein: MRRRTRRLTALISTTLLTTVLLTACSGHSPVSQLQKARQNIADGKQKTALIILRNLVKDNPDNEQARVLLGSLLYKLGYSATAAAQLQQAETHGALPLDAQFDLAHALIQTGHLEEAEKTAASIKPVTSKDTARKLALLGMIQLDKKANKKAAKLFSEALAKDPHSVQAMIGEGIVALTEGDIHLATTKADNALLLAPKNGAAWMLKGDAALSELHVQDATNAFKKAIANGPPALSPYQVFVVRGRLAQAELTLGQRKQALKNIEIMLKQSPKAPFPNYLRGLIAYQDKDYQTATNHLQLALNADPYNVRALTLLGASEADQGQNVLAITHLTGALAQDPQNVFARRMLAQVQLKTGATTQAIDTILQGTTAGAGSTAVLSLFASPGSAIKTLSAMPSNAGASVHANTIKLALAQAMILDAKQQQALSLLSQIKGGNAHLNALRLQAVAYLQDKKPTEAIKIAQQIAQRGHADRSAQELALAATIYQAAGAQTQADTLLRQAYTLAPDNTTIGNALGALSLRKGQLDQATRYYQNTVKHDPGNLDALTSLARIAALQGHSAEALKWLHTAHDKNPKAVRPLLALAQYKLAQHQTGQALGYMQQAVALAPANPAVLTLLAKTQLANGQKQAALQTFQSAADLAPNDPRYALSLAAMQAIVLKQTVAAEKTLKGILSKHPDYLPAVRALALTQWKNGQHQQAFTTAKSYNHNKTAQDVAGRNLLLGDLYMLDKKYPEALKHYRTAYAQSPTRDALVRIYSAQSEGHLGDPAQTLIGWLAHHPDDASIRAALGLYYLQNGRLKKAATEYEATLKLAPDSPIVLNNLAWVVSQDNPQHALPYAEKAHRLAPNSSAIADTLGWILLRDGKAEAALPLLKQAAQSPHASASIHYHYAVALEKTGHSQLALAELQKALATKTPFSGRTQADQLLQKLKSR